One segment of Physeter macrocephalus isolate SW-GA unplaced genomic scaffold, ASM283717v5 random_112, whole genome shotgun sequence DNA contains the following:
- the LOC102974401 gene encoding F-box only protein 42 yields PGSYPSPKAGATLVVYKDLLVLFGGWTRPSPYPLHQPERFFDEIHTYSPSKNWWNCIVTTHGPPPMAGHSSCVIDDKMIVFGGSLGSRQMSNDVWVLDLEQWAWSKPNISGPSPHPRGGQSQIVIDDATILILGGCGGPNALFKDAWLLHMHSGPWAWQPLKVENEDHGAPELWCHPACRVGQCVVVFSQAPSGRAPLSPSLNSRPSPISATPPALVPEPREYRSQSPVRSMDEAPCVNGRWGTLRPRAQRQTPSSSREGSLSPARGDGSPILNGGNLSPGSAAVGGSSLDSPVQAISPSTPSTTEGYDLKMGLSLAPRRGSLPDQKDLRLGSMDLNWDPKPASSSSHMDGVDNRTVGGSLRHPPEQTNGVHTPPHVASALAGAVSPGALRRSLEAIKAMSSKGPPASAALSPPLGSSPGSPGSQNLSSGETVPVPRPGPAQGDGHSLPPIARRLGHHPPQSLNVGKPLYQSMNCKPMQMYVLDIKDTKEKGRVKWKVFNSSSVVGPPETSLHTVVQGRGELIIFGGLMDKKQNVKYYPKTNALYFVRAKR; encoded by the exons CCAGGGTCCTATCCTTCCCCCAAAGCTGGCGCGACTCTGGTTGTATACAAGGACCTGCTGGTGCTGTTTGGTGGTTGGACACGGCCAAGCCCTTACCCCCTACACCAACCAGAGAGGTTCTTTGATGAAATACATACTTACTCACCCTCTAAAAACTG GTGGAACTGCATTGTGACAACCCATGGCCCACCTCCCATGGCTGGGCATTCTTCTTGTGTGATAGACGATAAAATGATTGTCTTTGGTGGCTCCCTAGGATCCCGGCAAAT GAGCAACGATGTCTGGGTCCTTGACCTCGAGCAGTGGGCGTGGTCCAAGCCGAATATCTCCGGCCCTAGTCCTCATCCTCGAGGTGGCCAGTCTCAG aTTGTCATAGATGATGCAACTATTTTAATCCTTGGAGGGTGTGGCGGTCCCAATGCT CTGTTCAAGGATGCTTGGTTGTTGCACATGCACTCAGGTCCCTGGGCCTGGCAGCCACTCAAGGTAGAAAATGAAGACCATGGGGCCCCAGAACTGTGGTGCCATCCAGCTTGCCGA gtAGGGCAGTGCGTGGTGGTCTTCAGCCAGGCTCCTAGTGGGCGAGCCCCACTCAGCCCCAGTTTGAACTCTCGCCCATCACCTATCAGTGCCACTCCTCCAGCCCTAGTTCCCGAACCTCGAGAATACCGCTCTCAGTCTCCAGTAAGGAGTATGGATGAAGCTCCCTGTGTTAACGGCCGCTGGggaacactgaggcccagagcgcAAAGACAGACCCCCTCAAGTTCCCGAGAAGGAAGCCTTTCCCCAGCCAGAGGCGATGGCTCTCCCATCCTCAATGGTGGGAATTTATCTCCAGGATCAGCAGCTGTAGGTGGCTCTTCCTTGGACAGCCCTGTACAGGCTATATCTCCTAGCACTCCATCTACCACTGAAGGATATGACCTAAAAATGGGACTTTCTTTGGCCCCCCGACGAGGGTCACTGCCAGATCAGAAAGATCTAAGATTAGGATCAATGGATCTGAACTGGGATCCGAAACCTGCTTCCAGTAGCAGTCATATGGATGGTGTGGACAACAGAACAGTTGGGGGAAGTTTGAGACACCCTCCTGAACAGACAAATGGTGTGCATACCCCACCGCACGTGGCCAGTGCCCTTGCAGGAGCCGTTTCCCCAGGTGCCCTGCGTCGGAGCCTAGAGGCCATCAAAGCAATGTCGTCCAAAGGCCCCCCAGCCTCCGCAGCACTAAGTCCTCCTCTGGGGTCTTCTCCAGGCTCCCCTGGGAGCCAGAACCTGAGCAGTGGAGAAACAGTGCCCGTTCCCCGCCCAGGGCCTGCCCAAGGAGATGGACATTCCTTACCTCCCATTGCCCGGCGCCTGGGCCACCACCCTCCACAGTCCCTAAATGTTGGCAAACCCTTGTACCAGAGTATGAACTGCAAGCCCATGCAGATGTACGTGCTGGACATTAAAGACACCAAGGAGAAGGGGCGAGTCAAATGGAAAGTATTTAATAGCAGTTCTGTGGTTGGACCTCCCGAAACCAGCCTGCATACAGTGGTACAAGGCAGGGGTGAACTCATCATATTTGGAGGACTCATGGACAAGAAGCAGAATGTGAAGTACTATCCAAAAACAAACGCCTTGTACTTTGTGCGAGCAAAGAGATAA